In the Nicotiana tabacum cultivar K326 chromosome 16, ASM71507v2, whole genome shotgun sequence genome, one interval contains:
- the LOC107832817 gene encoding transport inhibitor response 1-like protein: MSSSEEMSEDEERPPCPSDLSGGAAKSRNCCAVTDGSVAGGGGGGIFHFSPHPDQVLENVLENVLCFLTDRRDRNAASLVSKSWYRAEALTRSEVYIGNCYAVSPGRVTARFKRVTSVAIKGKPRFADFSLLPPDWGAHFAPWASVLGEAYRGLEKLYLKRMSITDDDLSLLARCFPHFKELVLVCCDGFGTSGLAIIARDCRQIRVLDLIESEVSDDEVDWISFFPENKTCLESLTFDCVECPIDFEALERLVIRSPSLKRLRLNRFVSITQLYRLMIRAPQLTNLGTGSFGPSLLIDEQDPDYASAFSACKSIVCLSGFREIAPEYLPAIYPVCCNLTSLNFSYAANINTEQFKSVISRCHKLQVLWVFDSVCDEGLQAVAATCKDLREIRVFPIEAREDADAPVSEVGLLAISEGCRKLQSILYFCQRMTNAAVIAMSKNCPDLVVFRLCIMGRHLPDHVTGEPMDEGFGAIVKNCKKLTRLAVSGLLTDKAFSYIGQYGKLVRTLSVAFAGNSDLALKYVLEGCPKLQKLEIRDCPFGDLALRSGLHHYHNMRFLWLSSCRATLQGCQEIARQMPRLVVEVIGWEDEEESENGEYVNTLYMYRSLDGPRADAPPFVQIL, encoded by the exons ATGAGTAGTAGTGAAGAGATGTCTGAAGATGAGGAGCGTCCACCTTGTCCTTCAGATCTCTCCGGCGGCGCAGCAAAATCCCGCAACTGTTGCGCCGTCACCGATGGCTCCGTCGCCGGCGGCGGAGGAGGAGGGATTTTTCACTTTTCACCACACCCAGATCAAGTTCTTGAAAATGTGCTAGAAAACGTTCTCTGTTTCCTCACTGATCGCCGTGACCGTAACGCAGCATCCCTCGTCAGCAAATCTTGGTATCGGGCCGAGGCCCTAACCAGATCCGAAGTCTATATCGGCAACTGTTATGCTGTTTCGCCGGGACGAGTTACGGCCCGTTTCAAAAGGGTGACCTCTGTGGCCATTAAAGGGAAACCTAGGTTTGCTGATTTCAGTTTGCTTCCTCCAGATTGGGGGGCCCACTTTGCTCCTTGGGCTTCTGTTTTGGGTGAAGCTTATCGCGGGCTTGAGAAGCTGTACCTGAAACGCATGTCCATAACTGATGATGATCTGTCTTTGTTGGCCCGTTGTTTCCCCCATTTCAAAGAGCTTGTTCTTGTCTGTTGTGATGGTTTTGGGACTAGTGGTCTTGCTATTATAGCCCGTGATTGCAG GCAAATTAGAGTTCTTGATCTGATAGAGTCTGAGGTGTCGGACGATGAAGTGGACTGGATTTCCTTCTTCCCTGAGAACAAGACGTGTTTGGAGTCTTTGACCTTTGATTGTGTTGAATGCCCTATTGATTTTGAGGCATTGGAGAGGCTAGTTATCAGGTCGCCTAGTTTGAAGAGGCTGAGGTTGAATCGGTTTGTTTCTATTACGCAGCTGTATCGGTTGATGATTCGAGCTCCACAGCTTACCAATTTGGGAACAGGTTCATTTGGCCCCTCGCTACTCATTGATGAACAGGACCCTGATTATGCATCTGCTTTTTCTGCCTGCAAATCCATTGTCTGCCTCTCGGGTTTCAGGGAAATTGCTCCTGAATATCTGCCTGCAATTTATCCAGTTTGTTGCAACCTGACCTCTCTTAATTTCAGCTATGCTGCCAACATTAATACTGAACAATTCAAATCAGTCATCAGCCGCTGCCATAAGCTCCAAGTATTGTGG GTATTTGATTCTGTATGTGATGAAGGACTCCAGGCAGTTGCTGCGACATGTAAGGATCTGCGGGAGATTCGGGTTTTCCCTATCGAAGCTCGGGAAGATGCAGACGCCCCTGTTTCTGAAGTAGGTCTTCTTGCAATTTCTGAGGGTTGCAGGAAACTTCAGTCCATCTTATATTTCTGCCAACGAATGACAAATGCAGCTGTTATAGCTATGTCAAAGAACTGCCCGGACCTTGTTGTATTCCGACTATGCATTATGGGTCGACACTTGCCTGACCATGTTACGGGCGAACCAATGGATGAAGGCTTTGGTGCTATTGTCAAGAACTGTAAGAAGCTTACTAGACTCGCTGTATCTGGTCTATTGACTGACAAGGCTTTTAGTTATATTGGACAATATGGAAAATTGGTCCGAACCTTGTCTGTTGCTTTTGCTGGGAATAGCGACTTGGCTCTGAAGTATGTGCTTGAGGGCTGCCCTAAGTTGCAGAAGCTAGAGATCAGGGATTGCCCGTTTGGAGATTTGGCTTTGCGTTCTGGCTTACACCACTATCACAACATGAGGTTCCTTTGGTTGTCATCTTGTAGAGCAACTCTACAAGGTTGTCAGGAGATTGCTCGACAAATGCCCCGCCTAGTAGTGGAAGTGATTGGTTGGGAAGATGAGGAAGAGAGTGAGAATGGTGAGTACGTCAATACATTGTACATGTACCGGTCTCTTGATGGGCCAAGGGCTGATGCACCACCATTTGTGCAAATACTATGA